A single window of Luteipulveratus halotolerans DNA harbors:
- a CDS encoding GntR family transcriptional regulator — translation MVEPVPVTLDRGSPVPLYHQLAEQLRDAVTSGRLQPGDPFENEMAMAQRLGLSRPTVRRAIQDLVAQGLLLRRRGLGTTVANRQIHRRAELTSLYDDLQRGGEVPSTTVLDLRSVPDETAALALGVPVDVDLTRITRVRTVGEQPFALMRNWLPPALGAVTRDQLERDGLYALLRERGVRPVVAHQTIGARRPTAAERRRLGLRPSEPVLTMTRAAFDAAGNPVEYGDHIYRADSYTIDVTVDER, via the coding sequence GTGGTCGAACCCGTGCCCGTGACTCTCGATCGTGGGTCACCCGTGCCGCTCTACCACCAGCTCGCCGAGCAGCTGCGTGACGCCGTGACGTCCGGGCGCCTGCAGCCCGGCGACCCGTTCGAGAACGAGATGGCAATGGCGCAGCGCCTCGGTCTGTCCAGGCCGACCGTCCGTCGCGCGATCCAGGACCTGGTCGCCCAAGGCCTCCTGCTGCGGCGGCGCGGGCTCGGCACCACCGTCGCCAACCGGCAGATCCATCGCCGGGCCGAGCTCACCAGCCTGTACGACGACCTGCAGCGCGGCGGCGAGGTGCCGTCGACGACCGTGCTCGACCTGCGGTCGGTGCCGGACGAGACCGCGGCCCTGGCGCTCGGCGTCCCTGTCGACGTCGACCTCACGCGGATCACGCGGGTGCGGACCGTCGGCGAGCAGCCGTTCGCGCTGATGCGCAACTGGTTGCCGCCCGCGCTCGGTGCGGTGACGCGTGACCAGCTCGAGCGGGACGGGCTCTACGCGCTGCTGCGCGAGCGCGGCGTCCGACCGGTCGTGGCGCACCAGACGATCGGGGCCCGCCGTCCCACAGCCGCCGAACGACGGCGTCTCGGGCTCCGGCCCTCGGAGCCGGTGCTGACCATGACGCGGGCCGCGTTCGACGCCGCCGGCAACCCGGTGGAGTACGGCGACCACATCTACCGGGCGGACTCGTACACCATCGACGTCACCGTCGACGAGCGCTGA
- the deoC gene encoding deoxyribose-phosphate aldolase: MSTSTATSRARDLLGVSALTNASLTTWLHGLPGVDHVGADARAAALSTRSIKTTSKAWAIDTAISMIDLTTLEGADTEGKVRSLCAKAITPDPLDPTTPHVAAVCVYNDMVGVAKDALKGTDINVAAVATAFPSGRASLPVKVADTKDAVDAGADEIDMVIDRGAFLSGRYRQVFDEIVATKEACGQAHLKVILETGELVTYDNVRRASWLAMLAGADFIKTSTGKIQPAATLPVTLIMLEAVRDWREQTGEMIGVKPAGGIRTTKDAVKFLVTVNEIAGDDWLTPQWFRFGASSLLTDLQLQRQKLATGAYSGPDYVTID; encoded by the coding sequence GTGAGCACAAGCACTGCAACGTCGCGGGCTCGGGACCTGCTCGGGGTGTCTGCCCTGACCAACGCCTCCTTGACGACCTGGCTGCACGGACTGCCCGGCGTCGACCACGTCGGCGCCGATGCTCGAGCCGCCGCCCTCAGTACGCGTTCGATCAAGACCACCAGCAAGGCGTGGGCGATCGACACCGCCATCAGCATGATCGACCTCACCACGCTCGAGGGCGCCGACACCGAGGGCAAGGTCCGCTCGTTGTGCGCCAAGGCGATCACCCCTGACCCGCTCGACCCGACCACTCCGCACGTCGCCGCGGTCTGCGTCTACAACGACATGGTCGGCGTCGCCAAGGACGCCCTCAAGGGTACCGACATCAACGTCGCTGCTGTCGCCACCGCGTTCCCCTCGGGCCGCGCGAGCCTGCCGGTCAAGGTCGCCGACACCAAGGACGCCGTCGATGCCGGCGCCGATGAGATCGACATGGTCATCGACCGCGGTGCGTTCCTCTCGGGCCGCTACCGCCAGGTGTTCGACGAGATCGTCGCCACGAAGGAGGCCTGCGGTCAGGCTCACCTCAAGGTCATCCTCGAGACCGGCGAGCTCGTGACCTACGACAACGTGCGCCGCGCGTCGTGGCTCGCGATGCTCGCGGGCGCCGACTTCATCAAGACCTCCACCGGCAAGATCCAGCCGGCCGCCACCCTGCCCGTCACCCTGATCATGCTCGAGGCCGTCCGCGACTGGCGTGAGCAGACCGGCGAGATGATCGGGGTCAAGCCCGCCGGCGGCATCCGCACCACCAAGGACGCGGTCAAGTTCCTCGTGACGGTCAACGAGATCGCCGGCGACGACTGGCTGACGCCGCAGTGGTTCCGGTTCGGCGCGTCCAGCCTGCTCACCGACCTGCAGCTGCAGCGCCAGAAGCTCGCGACGGGCGCCTACTCCGGCCCCGACTACGTGACGATCGACTGA
- a CDS encoding aldehyde dehydrogenase family protein encodes MAKFEYAPAPESRAVVDLRSSYGLFINGEFVDGTGGSFKTINPATEEHLADICEASAADVDRAVKAARTAYTRVWSRMSGADRGKYLFRIARIMQERARELAVLETLDNGKPIKESRDVDVPTAAAHFFYHAGWADKLEYAGLSPAGSPPPKPLGVVGQVVPWNFPLLMLAWKIAPALATGNTVVLKPAETTPLTALLFAEICQQADLPPGVVNIVTGAGETGQALVEHPGVDKIAFTGSTDVGKAIARSIAGTRKRATLELGGKAANIVFEDAAVDQAVEGIVNGIFFNQGHVCCAGSRLLVQESVADDVVRRLERRMKTLRLGDPLDKNTDVGAINSSAQLQRIRELTDAGEAEGATRWSAPCELPERGFWFAPTVFTDVSQTHRIATEEIFGPVLSVLTFRTPQEAVAKANNTPYGLSAGIWTEKGSRILWMADQLKAGVVWANTFNRFDPTSPFGGYKESGYGREGGRHGLEAYLQTGDEA; translated from the coding sequence ATGGCGAAGTTCGAGTACGCCCCCGCCCCCGAGTCGCGCGCGGTCGTCGACCTGCGGTCCTCGTACGGACTGTTCATCAACGGTGAGTTCGTCGACGGCACGGGTGGGTCGTTCAAGACGATCAACCCGGCGACCGAGGAGCACCTGGCCGACATCTGCGAGGCGAGCGCCGCCGACGTCGACCGTGCCGTCAAGGCCGCGCGCACGGCGTACACCCGCGTCTGGAGCCGCATGTCGGGCGCCGACCGCGGCAAGTACCTGTTCCGGATCGCCCGCATCATGCAGGAGCGGGCTCGCGAGCTGGCCGTGCTCGAGACACTCGACAACGGCAAGCCGATCAAGGAGTCGCGCGACGTCGACGTGCCGACCGCTGCGGCGCACTTCTTCTACCACGCGGGCTGGGCCGACAAGCTCGAGTACGCCGGCCTCTCGCCTGCCGGTTCGCCCCCGCCGAAGCCCCTGGGTGTCGTCGGTCAGGTCGTCCCGTGGAACTTCCCGCTGCTGATGCTGGCCTGGAAGATCGCGCCCGCGCTCGCGACGGGCAACACCGTCGTGCTGAAGCCGGCCGAGACCACGCCACTGACCGCCCTGCTGTTCGCCGAGATCTGCCAGCAGGCCGACCTGCCGCCGGGCGTCGTCAACATCGTCACCGGCGCCGGTGAGACCGGCCAGGCACTCGTCGAGCACCCGGGTGTCGACAAGATCGCCTTCACGGGTTCGACCGACGTCGGCAAGGCGATCGCGCGCTCGATCGCCGGCACCCGCAAGCGCGCCACGCTCGAGCTCGGCGGCAAGGCCGCCAACATCGTCTTCGAGGACGCGGCGGTCGACCAGGCCGTCGAGGGCATCGTCAACGGCATCTTCTTCAACCAGGGCCACGTGTGCTGCGCCGGTTCGCGGCTGCTCGTGCAGGAGTCGGTGGCCGACGACGTCGTACGCCGCCTCGAGCGTCGGATGAAGACCCTGCGCTTGGGCGACCCGCTCGACAAGAACACCGACGTCGGCGCCATCAACTCCAGCGCTCAGCTGCAGCGCATCCGCGAGCTCACTGACGCCGGCGAGGCCGAGGGCGCCACCCGCTGGTCCGCCCCGTGCGAGCTGCCCGAGCGCGGATTCTGGTTCGCACCAACGGTTTTCACCGACGTGTCGCAGACGCACCGCATCGCCACCGAGGAGATCTTCGGCCCGGTCCTGTCGGTGCTGACGTTCCGCACGCCCCAGGAAGCCGTCGCCAAGGCCAACAACACCCCCTACGGCCTGTCGGCCGGCATCTGGACCGAGAAGGGCTCGCGCATCCTGTGGATGGCCGACCAGCTCAAGGCCGGTGTGGTGTGGGCCAACACGTTCAACCGGTTCGACCCGACCTCGCCGTTCGGCGGCTACAAGGAGAGCGGCTACGGCCGTGAGGGTGGCCGGCACGGCCTCGAGGCGTACCTGCAGACAGGAGACGAGGCATGA
- a CDS encoding PH domain-containing protein: MSSTPEPAAKPPRHVFRQMTAQVAGWFLVVVAAGLSLLSLLEDANGKVEILLWSGAVALIAWVVLLRPSVQLRQDGVHIHNLVRDVHLPWPQVDVLESRWNLKVFTPDDDGYSAWAISAQRPRASAPEGSKASLLGPMAGLGRIAGGANADEVVRRERRGSAGDLAQQIRLQREEYDKAVGEGLLEPQTGPVVVRPAVLAIAALVAAVAMAAVAVLT, encoded by the coding sequence ATGTCGAGCACCCCAGAGCCAGCCGCGAAGCCGCCCCGCCACGTCTTCCGGCAGATGACTGCGCAGGTCGCGGGGTGGTTCCTGGTGGTCGTCGCCGCAGGCCTCTCACTGCTGTCGCTGCTCGAGGATGCCAATGGCAAGGTCGAGATCCTGCTGTGGTCCGGAGCCGTCGCGCTCATCGCCTGGGTCGTCCTGCTGCGCCCGTCGGTGCAGCTGCGGCAGGACGGTGTGCACATCCACAACCTCGTGCGCGACGTGCACCTGCCCTGGCCTCAGGTCGACGTGCTCGAGAGCCGTTGGAACCTCAAGGTGTTCACGCCCGACGACGACGGCTACTCCGCGTGGGCGATCTCCGCGCAGCGCCCTCGTGCCAGTGCGCCCGAGGGGAGCAAGGCGTCCTTGCTCGGCCCGATGGCTGGCCTGGGACGGATCGCGGGCGGTGCCAACGCCGACGAGGTCGTCCGTCGCGAGCGGCGCGGCTCAGCCGGAGACCTGGCCCAGCAGATCCGGCTCCAGCGTGAGGAGTACGACAAGGCGGTCGGGGAGGGCCTGCTGGAGCCGCAGACCGGGCCGGTCGTCGTACGCCCCGCGGTGCTCGCGATCGCGGCTCTCGTCGCCGCGGTCGCCATGGCCGCCGTGGCCGTCCTCACCTGA
- a CDS encoding uridine kinase family protein: MILLSGPSGAGKTRLAHRLRERHGWPFVRLDDFYKDGDDPTLPMLEMGIPDWDHLGSYDLDRAVDALEQLCRTGVVDLPDYDISTSRVTGTTRLTAGEARIVVAEGIFAAHAARPLADRGLLAAAYCVRQNRWVTFGRRFLRDLAERRKPPLVLLRRGLRLCRLEPSIVAEQAALGARPMTPPQAEADAQRCATHAG, translated from the coding sequence GTGATCCTGCTGTCGGGTCCGAGCGGTGCGGGCAAGACCCGCCTGGCCCACCGACTGCGCGAGCGGCACGGCTGGCCGTTCGTGCGGCTCGACGACTTCTACAAGGACGGCGACGACCCCACGCTGCCCATGCTCGAGATGGGCATCCCCGACTGGGACCACCTCGGCTCCTACGACCTCGACCGGGCGGTCGACGCCCTGGAGCAGCTGTGCCGCACCGGCGTCGTCGACCTGCCCGACTACGACATCTCGACGTCCCGGGTCACGGGTACGACGCGCCTCACCGCGGGTGAGGCGCGCATCGTGGTCGCCGAGGGCATCTTCGCCGCACACGCCGCCCGCCCTCTGGCCGACCGCGGGCTGCTCGCCGCGGCGTACTGCGTGCGGCAGAACCGCTGGGTGACGTTCGGTCGCCGGTTCCTGCGTGACCTCGCCGAGCGCCGCAAACCGCCGCTGGTGCTGCTGCGCCGTGGGCTGCGGCTGTGCCGGCTCGAACCCTCGATCGTCGCCGAGCAGGCCGCCCTCGGTGCCCGGCCGATGACTCCTCCACAGGCCGAGGCCGACGCACAGCGGTGCGCCACGCACGCGGGCTAG
- a CDS encoding aldehyde dehydrogenase family protein — translation MSPAKTKKAAKATAPPAPKRLDVRKTYKLYVGGAFPRSESGRSYEITDAQGKFVANAAQGSRKDIRDAVVKARAAQAGWAGATAYNRGQVLYRVGEVLEGRREQFVAEVSAGEGLTRAQAGTVVDQAIDRWVWYAGWSDKVAQVLGGLNPVAGPYFDISAPEPTGVVGVLAPQRSSLLGLVSVIAPAIVTGNTVVVITSEDRPLPAISLGEVLATSDVPGGVVNLISGRTAEMAPWLASHRDVNAIDLTGAADAVDVDWADLEVKAADNLKRVLRPAGAGGDAVEPDWSIAPDLSRIRAYLETKTVWHPKGK, via the coding sequence ATGAGCCCCGCCAAGACCAAGAAGGCCGCCAAGGCCACCGCACCGCCCGCGCCGAAGCGGCTCGACGTCCGCAAGACCTACAAGCTGTACGTCGGGGGCGCCTTCCCGCGCAGCGAGTCCGGTCGCTCGTACGAGATCACCGACGCCCAGGGGAAGTTCGTCGCCAACGCGGCCCAGGGCTCGCGCAAGGACATCCGCGACGCGGTCGTCAAGGCTCGCGCGGCACAGGCGGGGTGGGCCGGCGCGACGGCGTACAACCGCGGCCAGGTCCTCTACCGCGTGGGCGAGGTCCTCGAGGGTCGGCGTGAGCAGTTCGTGGCCGAGGTCAGCGCCGGCGAGGGGCTGACCAGGGCCCAGGCCGGCACGGTCGTCGACCAGGCCATCGACCGCTGGGTCTGGTACGCCGGGTGGTCCGACAAGGTCGCGCAGGTGCTCGGTGGCCTCAACCCGGTCGCCGGGCCGTACTTCGACATCTCGGCGCCCGAGCCGACCGGAGTCGTGGGAGTCCTTGCGCCGCAACGCAGCTCGCTGCTCGGCCTGGTCTCGGTGATCGCTCCTGCGATCGTCACCGGCAACACCGTCGTGGTCATCACCAGCGAGGACCGTCCGTTGCCGGCGATCTCGCTCGGTGAGGTGCTCGCGACCTCCGACGTGCCCGGTGGTGTCGTCAACCTGATCTCGGGCCGCACCGCCGAGATGGCGCCGTGGCTCGCCTCGCACCGCGACGTCAACGCCATCGACCTCACCGGCGCGGCCGACGCGGTCGACGTCGACTGGGCCGACCTCGAGGTCAAGGCAGCCGACAACCTCAAGCGCGTCCTGCGTCCGGCCGGCGCCGGCGGCGACGCGGTCGAGCCCGACTGGAGCATCGCGCCCGACCTGTCCCGCATCCGCGCCTACCTCGAGACCAAGACGGTCTGGCACCCCAAGGGCAAGTGA